One genomic region from Bacillota bacterium encodes:
- the ytfJ gene encoding sporulation protein YtfJ: MEEHPIQGLMKTAMESIKDMVDVNTVVGDPVEAPDGSVIVPVSRVTFGFAAGGGDFEGGREGGGGKNGDSGDGAAHPFAGGSGAGVSVQPVGFLVVGQGTVRMLPVHGGAVVDRFIEMAPGILAQLKTMLRRDGEATQNVVVTPAAPGTEAGHDTPGTTRGAGGGMAGGGRIVTP, translated from the coding sequence GTGGAAGAGCATCCCATCCAGGGCCTGATGAAGACAGCGATGGAGAGCATCAAGGACATGGTGGACGTCAACACCGTGGTAGGTGACCCTGTCGAAGCCCCCGATGGTAGCGTGATCGTGCCCGTCTCCCGGGTCACGTTCGGTTTTGCAGCGGGCGGCGGCGATTTCGAGGGCGGCCGTGAAGGTGGAGGCGGAAAGAACGGGGATTCCGGGGACGGGGCGGCGCATCCGTTCGCGGGCGGTAGCGGTGCGGGCGTTTCCGTCCAGCCCGTGGGATTCCTCGTGGTCGGACAGGGGACCGTCCGGATGCTTCCTGTCCATGGAGGGGCGGTGGTCGATCGTTTTATAGAAATGGCGCCGGGCATCCTGGCGCAGCTCAAGACGATGCTCCGCAGGGACGGGGAGGCGACACAGAACGTGGTCGTGACCCCGGCCGCACCGGGTACTGAAGCCGGCCACGACACGCCCGGCACTACGCGAGGCGCGGGCGGAGGCATGGCGGGTGGCGGGCGCATCGTCACGCCATAG
- a CDS encoding DUF2953 domain-containing protein has protein sequence MQIHLNGVALALVMAGAFVVVVALSPLSLRLTLAVRGLGASVTTEITAFWGLLKFKGPRPAPGETARPRAPVRLRSLGRADYERALRYILARASCRRLSARVAFGTGDAASTGIGAGIVWAVAGAAVAVAREFVGEWDCVPAVSVVPFFHGAALEADFDCILAIRTGHAIFAALGLALRAMRRATFRGRASHPGPDEDSDGEHQGHGGRQHRGR, from the coding sequence TTGCAGATCCACTTGAACGGCGTCGCGCTGGCCCTGGTCATGGCCGGGGCTTTTGTCGTCGTTGTGGCACTGTCCCCGCTCTCGCTCAGGTTGACCCTCGCTGTACGCGGTCTTGGCGCCAGCGTGACTACCGAGATAACCGCGTTCTGGGGGTTACTCAAGTTCAAGGGTCCGCGCCCCGCGCCCGGCGAAACCGCACGCCCACGAGCGCCCGTCCGGCTTCGCTCGTTGGGCCGGGCGGATTACGAGCGTGCGCTCCGGTACATCCTCGCCAGGGCGAGCTGCAGGCGCCTGTCGGCCAGGGTCGCGTTCGGCACCGGCGACGCGGCCTCTACTGGTATCGGCGCGGGGATTGTATGGGCCGTCGCCGGCGCCGCTGTCGCGGTCGCCAGGGAATTTGTCGGAGAATGGGACTGCGTCCCCGCCGTGAGCGTCGTCCCGTTTTTCCACGGCGCCGCACTCGAAGCCGACTTCGACTGCATACTGGCAATCCGCACGGGCCATGCTATCTTTGCCGCGCTTGGTTTGGCTTTGAGGGCGATGAGGAGGGCAACTTTCCGTGGAAGAGCATCCCATCCAGGGCCTGATGAAGACAGCGATGGAGAGCATCAAGGACATGGTGGACGTCAACACCGTGGTAGGTGA
- a CDS encoding Ku protein, with the protein MRPIWKGSISFGLVTIPVRLYAATERKDPKFNYLHQPCGSPVRYLKWCPYCNREVPAEEIVWGYEYEKGRYVLLNEEDLNMVPAPEARALTIEDFIDIREIDPIYYDKTYFLEPGDGGARAYALLRQAMLDRGRIALARVALRSRETLATIRVYGGQVLVMETMMWPDEIRDTAGLQIPALGDVDRREAQMAQTLVDTLSAPFEPARYRSRGRERLVELIEAKVQGREIQEPRLPEAAKVVDLMEALKKSIARAGEGRPTSPAAEAGGAAGERAGGLPH; encoded by the coding sequence ATGAGGCCGATCTGGAAAGGCTCGATCTCGTTCGGACTGGTGACCATCCCTGTCCGCCTTTACGCTGCCACCGAGCGCAAGGACCCGAAGTTCAACTACCTTCACCAGCCCTGCGGTTCCCCCGTCAGGTACTTGAAGTGGTGCCCGTACTGCAATCGCGAGGTGCCCGCCGAGGAGATCGTGTGGGGGTACGAGTACGAAAAGGGGCGCTACGTACTCCTCAATGAGGAGGATCTCAACATGGTTCCGGCACCCGAGGCGAGAGCGCTTACTATTGAGGACTTTATCGATATCCGCGAGATTGACCCCATCTATTACGACAAGACCTACTTCCTTGAGCCGGGTGACGGTGGGGCCAGGGCATACGCCCTTCTGAGGCAGGCGATGCTGGACCGCGGTCGAATCGCGCTGGCGCGCGTCGCCCTCAGATCCAGGGAAACCCTCGCTACCATCAGGGTGTACGGCGGTCAAGTGCTCGTCATGGAGACCATGATGTGGCCCGACGAGATCCGCGACACCGCCGGCCTGCAGATTCCCGCTCTCGGAGATGTGGACCGGCGGGAGGCGCAGATGGCCCAGACCCTCGTGGACACGCTCTCGGCGCCCTTCGAGCCGGCGCGATACCGGAGCAGGGGCAGGGAGCGGCTGGTGGAGCTGATAGAGGCCAAAGTCCAGGGGCGGGAGATCCAGGAGCCGCGGCTTCCGGAGGCGGCGAAAGTCGTTGACCTCATGGAGGCGCTGAAGAAGAGCATCGCACGGGCAGGTGAAGGGCGCCCCACTTCGCCGGCCGCTGAAGCCGGCGGGGCGGCAGGCGAGCGTGCCGGCGGATTACCGCACTGA
- a CDS encoding site-2 protease family protein has protein sequence MPYLQALILRIPGLVAGFAFHEYAHALVADRLGDPTPRMYGRLTLEPWVHMDPFGTLALLFFGFGWARPVPINPYNFRRVRDGVIKVSIAGPLMNILVAGVFAVFMRLAAYIGGMSLLYDIMQSGFIVNAGLAVFNLFPIPPLDGSKVLAGILPREAASVFEQAERYGPLFLVLILSTGVLNGLLWGLTKLLMSGLYGWARAITWFLPVR, from the coding sequence ATGCCCTACCTGCAAGCGCTCATACTGAGGATACCCGGGCTGGTCGCCGGCTTCGCGTTCCACGAGTATGCGCACGCTCTGGTGGCCGACAGGCTCGGCGATCCCACGCCCAGGATGTACGGCAGGCTTACGCTCGAGCCGTGGGTGCACATGGACCCGTTCGGGACCCTGGCGCTGCTATTCTTCGGCTTTGGATGGGCGAGACCGGTGCCCATCAATCCGTATAACTTCAGGCGGGTCAGGGACGGGGTAATCAAGGTCTCGATCGCGGGACCCCTGATGAACATACTCGTCGCGGGTGTGTTCGCGGTGTTCATGCGCCTCGCTGCCTACATCGGCGGGATGTCCCTCCTGTACGACATAATGCAGAGCGGGTTTATCGTAAACGCCGGTCTCGCTGTCTTCAACCTCTTTCCGATCCCGCCGCTTGACGGCTCCAAGGTGCTTGCCGGGATCCTGCCGCGCGAGGCGGCGTCAGTATTTGAGCAGGCTGAACGATACGGCCCGCTGTTCCTGGTACTGATCCTCTCAACCGGGGTACTCAACGGTCTTCTGTGGGGGTTGACGAAGCTCCTGATGAGCGGGCTCTACGGGTGGGCGAGGGCGATTACCTGGTTCCTTCCGGTCCGGTGA
- a CDS encoding 2-hydroxyglutaryl-CoA dehydratase, with protein sequence MSLYLGIDVGSVSTDVALIDPRNGLVAGAYLMTRGQPIRVVQEALDEIAAAATVPHEISGVGTTGSGRHLAAAIVGADAVKNEITAHAVAALARVPDARTVIEIGGQDSKIIILRDGVVVDFAMNSVCAAGTGSFLDRQASRLGIPIEEFGTIALRSKNPVRIAGRCAVFAESDMIHKQQVGHTVEDIVWGLCQALVRNYLNNVGKGKEIRPPVVFQGGVAANAGMKKAFEEALGMEVIVPGEHKLMGAIGAAILAREARPKPATSFKGFDVARQRFVSGGFECSGCSNMCEVTEIRSGDSLVARWGGRCGKWSS encoded by the coding sequence GTGAGCCTGTACCTCGGGATCGACGTGGGTTCGGTTAGCACTGACGTTGCGCTCATAGACCCGCGGAACGGGCTGGTAGCGGGGGCGTACCTGATGACCCGCGGCCAGCCGATCCGCGTGGTGCAGGAGGCCCTCGACGAGATCGCCGCAGCGGCCACGGTTCCGCACGAAATATCCGGCGTGGGGACCACCGGGAGTGGCAGGCACCTCGCGGCTGCCATAGTGGGGGCGGACGCGGTGAAGAACGAGATCACGGCTCACGCCGTGGCGGCGCTCGCTCGCGTGCCCGACGCGAGGACGGTAATAGAGATAGGCGGCCAGGACTCCAAGATCATAATCCTCCGGGATGGAGTCGTCGTGGATTTCGCCATGAACAGCGTGTGCGCCGCGGGTACAGGGTCGTTCCTGGACAGGCAGGCATCGCGCCTGGGGATCCCCATAGAGGAGTTCGGGACCATAGCGCTCAGGTCGAAGAACCCGGTCCGCATAGCGGGGCGGTGCGCGGTATTCGCCGAATCCGACATGATCCACAAGCAGCAGGTCGGTCACACGGTAGAGGACATCGTGTGGGGGCTGTGCCAGGCGCTTGTCAGGAATTACCTGAACAACGTGGGGAAAGGGAAGGAGATCAGGCCCCCTGTGGTGTTCCAGGGAGGTGTGGCGGCGAACGCCGGGATGAAGAAGGCGTTCGAGGAAGCGCTGGGCATGGAGGTGATCGTGCCGGGGGAGCACAAGCTGATGGGAGCGATCGGGGCTGCCATCCTTGCCAGGGAGGCACGCCCGAAACCCGCGACGTCGTTCAAGGGGTTCGATGTGGCGCGGCAGAGGTTCGTCTCCGGCGGTTTCGAATGTTCAGGGTGCTCCAACATGTGCGAGGTAACGGAGATCCGCTCGGGTGACAGCCTGGTCGCCAGGTGGGGCGGGCGCTGCGGGAAGTGGTCGTCGTAG
- a CDS encoding ATP-dependent DNA ligase: MCAAEIDPVSGPVPPMLATPVEKPFDSPDYAFELKWDGYRAIAFVGARDGRGVTLQSRNLRDITSEFPGLAGIHRRISGGRATLDGEIVVMKGGRPSFQALQHREEPPVYVAFDILSLNGKSLLEQPFGERRRVLEDSVQPGGDIILSSTFEREGVRLYETASERGLEGIVAKRLDSPYVPGRRSSYWLKIKARRAADCVIGGINRGVGTPVGSLAVGLYDGDELIYVGSVGAGLTDAVRLDLLSRLKAAEAPPFSFGRRGIPREVRGAFWVGPDTVCEVGYAEMTKDLRLRQPSYLRLREDKHPRECDFVQIFPDRPAER, from the coding sequence ATGTGCGCAGCCGAGATCGACCCCGTGTCGGGCCCGGTACCCCCGATGCTCGCCACCCCTGTCGAGAAACCATTTGATTCTCCGGACTACGCCTTCGAGCTGAAATGGGATGGGTACCGCGCCATTGCCTTCGTAGGTGCGCGGGACGGCCGAGGTGTCACGCTGCAGAGCCGGAACCTGAGAGACATAACCTCCGAGTTTCCGGGGCTCGCGGGTATTCACCGCAGGATCAGCGGGGGGCGCGCCACGCTCGATGGGGAGATTGTGGTAATGAAGGGCGGGAGGCCCAGTTTCCAGGCGCTCCAGCACCGGGAGGAACCGCCGGTGTACGTGGCGTTCGACATTCTCAGCCTGAACGGGAAGAGCCTGCTGGAGCAGCCGTTCGGGGAACGTAGACGAGTTCTCGAGGATTCGGTCCAGCCCGGCGGCGACATCATCCTCTCCAGCACATTCGAGAGAGAGGGCGTGAGGCTCTACGAGACTGCGTCGGAACGCGGCCTTGAGGGTATAGTGGCGAAGCGGCTCGACAGCCCATATGTGCCGGGAAGACGCAGCTCCTACTGGTTGAAAATCAAGGCCAGGCGCGCCGCGGACTGCGTCATCGGGGGGATCAACAGGGGCGTGGGGACTCCTGTGGGATCCCTCGCCGTGGGACTCTATGACGGTGATGAGCTTATCTACGTTGGGAGTGTGGGGGCGGGGCTTACCGATGCCGTCCGCCTCGATCTGCTCTCGCGGCTCAAGGCCGCGGAGGCGCCGCCGTTCTCATTCGGCCGCCGCGGCATCCCGCGCGAGGTCCGGGGGGCATTCTGGGTGGGGCCGGATACCGTCTGCGAGGTGGGATACGCGGAAATGACGAAAGACTTGAGACTC
- the scpB gene encoding SMC-Scp complex subunit ScpB → MNEVNSTEAAAAIEALLFVTDSPLSTERLKEILQVDDAVLSEAIAALDERCSRPGSGIEIQRVAGGLLLATRPHLSGYVEKLVRTRPTALSQAAFETLAIIAYRQPVTRTEIDAIRGVKSDSAINTLLERNMIKEVGRKQVIGRPMLYGTTREFLKHFGLNSVEELPEVRVDESGD, encoded by the coding sequence ATGAATGAGGTGAACTCAACCGAAGCGGCTGCCGCAATCGAGGCATTGCTCTTCGTAACCGATTCACCACTATCTACGGAGAGGTTGAAAGAGATCCTCCAGGTTGACGACGCGGTGTTATCCGAGGCCATCGCCGCGCTCGACGAGAGATGTTCGCGGCCCGGGTCGGGAATCGAAATCCAGCGGGTTGCCGGCGGGCTACTGCTGGCCACGAGGCCCCACCTCTCGGGATACGTTGAGAAACTCGTCCGTACAAGGCCTACCGCGCTGTCGCAGGCGGCCTTCGAAACGCTCGCCATCATCGCATACAGGCAGCCGGTGACTCGCACCGAGATCGACGCCATCCGCGGCGTCAAGTCCGACAGCGCCATAAACACGCTCCTCGAGCGGAACATGATCAAAGAGGTCGGCCGCAAGCAGGTCATCGGCAGGCCGATGCTCTACGGTACAACGCGGGAGTTCCTCAAGCACTTCGGGCTGAATTCGGTCGAGGAACTTCCGGAAGTACGCGTCGACGAGAGCGGCGACTAG
- a CDS encoding segregation/condensation protein A encodes MLRPVQALPVKVDVFEGPLDLLLHLIEDNEIDIYDIPIARITGQYLAYLRAMEELDLEIASEFLVMAATLMEIKTRMLLPKTVTVGEEAGEADPRKELVDMLLEYKRLKQAAGELKRLAEDRSKRVFRVAASPVLGQERQLDLGDIRLFDLATRFKMILSKAKPVISEIARESFSVRQKMRYILRQVSGLAKAGALTFTRLVSSAISRREVVVTFLALLELARRRRVRVEQEGLFGEVRIYAAGAAPEATGTEG; translated from the coding sequence TTGCTTCGTCCGGTCCAGGCTTTGCCAGTCAAGGTGGACGTGTTCGAGGGGCCTCTCGATCTCCTGCTTCACCTCATCGAAGACAACGAAATCGACATATACGACATCCCCATAGCAAGGATCACCGGGCAATACCTCGCGTACCTCCGCGCCATGGAAGAACTCGACCTCGAAATAGCCAGCGAGTTCCTGGTCATGGCGGCGACACTCATGGAGATAAAGACCAGGATGCTGTTGCCCAAAACCGTGACGGTGGGTGAAGAAGCCGGGGAGGCTGACCCGCGCAAGGAGCTCGTGGACATGCTCCTCGAGTACAAGCGCCTCAAGCAGGCGGCGGGCGAACTCAAGCGCCTCGCCGAGGACAGGTCGAAACGCGTCTTCCGCGTCGCGGCCTCGCCGGTGTTGGGACAGGAGAGGCAGCTGGACCTCGGTGACATACGGCTCTTCGACCTCGCCACGCGGTTCAAGATGATCCTGTCGAAAGCGAAGCCCGTTATATCCGAGATAGCCCGCGAGTCGTTCAGCGTACGCCAGAAGATGAGGTACATACTCCGGCAGGTCTCGGGGCTCGCGAAGGCTGGCGCCCTGACGTTCACGCGGCTCGTGTCGTCCGCGATAAGCAGGCGGGAGGTGGTCGTCACCTTCCTCGCGCTGCTCGAGCTCGCGAGGCGGCGCCGGGTGAGGGTCGAGCAGGAGGGGCTGTTCGGCGAGGTAAGGATATACGCGGCGGGGGCCGCCCCTGAAGCCACCGGCACGGAAGGATGA